Proteins found in one Bremerella volcania genomic segment:
- the rpsK gene encoding 30S ribosomal protein S11, whose protein sequence is MAKVAKRKTRRNVQQGTVHIKATFNNTQVTITDSKGDTLCWASAGTCGFKGSRKSTPFAGQCAAQQAAEKALKFGLKEVDVKVNGPGSGRESAITALAAAGLTVKSIEDCTPIPHNGCRPPKKRRV, encoded by the coding sequence GTGGCCAAGGTCGCAAAGCGAAAAACACGACGTAACGTCCAGCAAGGGACTGTCCATATCAAGGCAACCTTCAACAACACCCAGGTGACCATCACCGACAGCAAGGGTGACACGTTGTGCTGGGCCAGCGCCGGAACTTGTGGCTTCAAGGGGAGCCGTAAGAGCACGCCGTTTGCCGGTCAGTGTGCAGCTCAGCAAGCCGCTGAAAAGGCGTTGAAGTTTGGTTTGAAGGAAGTAGACGTGAAGGTCAACGGACCAGGCAGTGGCCGCGAAAGCGCCATCACCGCCTTGGCAGCGGCCGGTCTGACCGTCAAGTCGATCGAAGATTGCACTCCTATTCCGCACAACGGTTGCCGCCCCCCGAAGAAGCGTCGCGTCTAA